The Toxorhynchites rutilus septentrionalis strain SRP chromosome 3, ASM2978413v1, whole genome shotgun sequence genome includes a region encoding these proteins:
- the LOC129777236 gene encoding zinc finger protein 572-like isoform X1 has translation MAHCRFCQKSCEQNRRLLDRFFREKLQDVLCMWVDVSSEADHATVCQECELDILQFYSYKQQCREMLRRPPGAIVSDDGETEFLDNEQQWAEVPQKSACASIAENAEIEILDDLSCLNETSVVTDLKNILSPLYDNDEPDNFPVEALDDFAEKKEPQRTERKKTRNPTILTEEKRLAKQLKPKRALRRKTEEEKAMSPEVYKKYYYKMISEKYKQTCEVCGKRLPPERMEGHVNGHKGLQPYACEFCELQFNCKINMRKHVQRNHVVGVQIPCAMCDKVLISQMALRQHIRTVHEEKKYQCPICGLRSPNNHSLTRHMNIHTQTRNFVCPHCAKAFYCYSVLKIHLRTHSGEEPYKCVICPKGFVHRRLYVLHMKKLHPEEPLMRINGTKELKTTLMKKHY, from the exons ATGGCACACTGTCGATTTTGTCAGAAATCATGTGAACAAAACCGCCGTTTGCTAGACCGCTTCTTCCGAGAGAAGCTCCAGGATGTGCTTTGCATGTGG GTTGACGTCAGCTCCGAAGCAGACCACGCTACTGTTTGTCAGGAATGTGAGCTTGATATTTTGCAATTTTATTCCTACAAGCAACAATGCAGAGAAATGCTTCGAAGGCCACCAGGTGCGATTGTCTCCGATGACGGCGAAACCGAGTTCCTCGATAATGAGCAGCAATGGGCAGAGGTTCCTCAGAAATCGGCATGTGCGTCAATTGCCGAGAATGCTGAGATTGAAATACTCGATGACTTAAGCTGTTTGAATGAAACATCAGTAGTGACAGACCTGAAGAATATTCTATCGCCACTATACGACAATGACGAACCAGATAATTTCCCTGTCGAGGCCCTCGACGACTTCGCCGAAAAAAAAGAACCCCAAAGGACAGAAAGAAAGAAAACGCGAAATCCCACGATCTTAACAGAGGAGAAACGGCTAGCTAAACAGCTAAAACCGAAGCGAGCCCTTCGGAGGAAAACGGAGGAAGAAAAGGCTATGTCCCCAGAGGTTTATAAAAAATACTATTATAAGATGATTAgcgaaaaatacaaacaaacttGCGAGGTTTGTGGTAAACGTCTTCCACCGGAAAGAATGGAAGGTCATGTCAATGGTCATAAAGGGCTGCAACCATATGCATGTGAATTTTGCGAGCTACAGTTCAATTGTAAAATCAATATGCGCAAGCATGTGCAAAGAAATCATGTCGTTGGAGTGCAGATTCCGTGCGCTATGTGTGATAAAGTGTTGATTAGCCAGATGGCTCTCCGACAACATATACGAACGGTACATGAGGAGAAAAAATATCAGTGTCCCATCTGTGGGTTAAGGAGTCCGAATAA tcATTCATTGACACGCCATATGAATATTCATACTCAAACGAGGAATTTCGTTTGTCCACATTGTGCCAAAGCTTTCTACTGTTATAGCGTGCTGAAGATTCACCTGAGAACGCACTCCGGTGAAGAGCCTTACAAATGTGTAATTTGTCCGAAAGGCTTTGTGCATCGTCGGTTATATGTGCTGCATATGAAAAAACTTCATCCGGAGGAACCATTGATGCGTATTAATGGCACAAAGGAGTTGAAAACAACATTGATGAAAAAGCACTACTGA
- the LOC129778938 gene encoding probable serine/threonine-protein kinase mps1 isoform X2, whose translation MDTRDLSPDTTTEESSFEIDESFHAMIERKRKEQLESKTNSVFSEDISAISRSVDECSEDVRSRGNDSTFIEQESIHKTTDESFEEMERICSMNQSKLSTSERPIEEESDLSFIGSGATNRLEGLPLTDGSCLQKTAPIQNRDHKSINLADMTQLDEVEEPSYLWENSVQHGPGKGISPVKRVHMLRPSTILEEGSINETASNTTPKNTSLDSYVTAKQNLNMSDNNSITTGSDIYRTAEEGDDNRSSTGIGTVSSSFEGFEATVNKTTIEASRTKNVTLVIPDEEDDENDDDDVIIVLSSSESEEEDEDEVSIDEPLPDKASPESRRQTDEFILNHSIKLDTASILDETDSLQENSLCQNDCDSIEAPASPLLDAIPDHFNDTFEEMEFMMRQGMKIMQQQKDQQEKSKQTEPASYSATRMQTTPLTQIDNSSNRFMKTNQNLATCKQTLFSHSPSSTSSAHKPLLTPTSASSWGNFKKPISRPPPAPKSAKKFDHIVSPIGAYIKKTPQTALQARIFCPNQNLIDVLNSKRDNRESVMSSKENFHQSQSVDPSTYSSSLPRKGVISSRGAHVLDERNAVRIPGGEKMHKLLNNSPTMVIRHEGRLKYERVAQLTDNSVADDSLADLSLVSGDVSVRVLKDVKRF comes from the exons ATGGACACTCGCGACCTATCTCCAGACACGACGACGGAGGAGTCTTCGTTTGAGATTGATGAAAGTTTCCACGCCATGATTGAGCGGAAGCGAAAGGAACAGTTGGAATCTAAAACGAATTCTGTTTTCTCGGAAGATATATCTGCGATCTCGCGTTCGGTTGATGAATGCTCGGAGGATGTGCGCTCTCGAGGAAACGATTCAACCTTTATCGAGCAGGAGTCGATCCATAAAACTACGGATGAAAGTTTTGAAGAAATGGAACGCATTTGTTCTATGAATCAAAGTAAGCTGAGCACTTCTGAGAGACCCATAGAAGAGGAGAGTGATCTATCATTTATAGGAAGCGGGGCAACTAACAGATTAGAAGGACTGCCGTTAACGGATGGAAGTTGTTTGCAGAAAACAG CTCCCATTCAAAACCGTGACCATAAATCTATTAATTTGGCTGATATGACTCAATTGGACGAAGTTGAGGAACCATCTTATTTATGGGAAAACTCGGTTCAACACGGCCCTGGCAAGGGAATCTCACCGGTGAAAAGAGTTCACATGTTGCGACCATCTACGATCCTCGAAGAGGGATCCATTAACGAAACTGCTTCAAATACTACCCCCAAAAATACGTCATTGGACAGTTATGTCACAGCAAAGCAAAATTTGAACATGAGCGACAACAATTCGATTACCACCGGGAGCGATATATATCGAACAGCAGAGGAGGGAGACGACAACCGTTCCTCGACTGGTATTGGAACGGTCAGCAGCTCATTTGAAGGCTTTGAAGCAACGGTTAATAAAACAACGATAGAAGCAAGTCGAACTAAGAACGTCACGCTTGTAATTCCCGATGAGGAAGATGATGAGAATGACGATGACGATGTCATTATTGTGCTGAGCTCAAGCGAAAGTGAGgaagaagatgaagatgaagttTCAATTGATGAACCCTTACCCGATAAGGCATCTCCAGAATCCAGACGACAAACGGACGAATTTATTTTGAACCACAGCATAAAACTAGACACCGCTAGTATATTGGATGAGACCGATAGTCTGCAGGAAAACTCTCTCTGCCAGAACGATTGCGATAGCATTGAAGCTCCCGCGTCGCCTCTTCTGGACGCAATTCCGGATCATTTTAACGACACATTTGAAGAAATGGAATTCATGATGCGTCAGGGAATGAAGATAATGCAACAGCAAAAAGATCAACAAGAAAAATCTAAACAAACTGAACCAGCTTCGTATAGTGCAACGAGAATGCAAACGACACCGTTAACTCAGATAGACAACAGTTCCAATCGGTTTATGAAAACGAACCAGAATCTGGCCACTTGTAAGCAGACCCTGTTCTCGCATAGCCCGAGTAGTACCAGCTCAGCTCATAAACCACTTCTCACGCCAACAAGTGCTTCCAGCTGGGGCAATTTTAAGAAACCTATAAGCCGACCTCCTCCGGCTCCGAAGTCAGCTAAGAAATTTGATCATATTGTGTCTCCCATTGGAGCTTACATCAAGAAAACTCCCCAAACCGCACTTCAAGCACGTATATTTTGCCCCAACCAGAATCTCATCGATGTTCTGAACAGCAAGAGAGACAACCGGGAAAGTGTGATGAGCTCGAAGGAAAACTTCCACCAGTCGCAGTCGGTGGATCCGTCCACGTACAGTTCGTCGTTACCTCGGAAGGGTGTGATTAGTTCCCGTGGGGCTCACGTTCTGGATGAACGCAACGCTGTTCGAATACCCGGCGGAGAAAAAATGCACAAACTGTTGAACAATTCCCCGACCATGGTCATTCGACACGAGGGAAGGTTGAAGTATGAGCGCGTGGCCCAACTTACGGACAACAGTGTGGCGGATGACAGCTTGGCTGATTTATCGCTTGTTTCCGGTGATGTCTCCGTTCGGGTGCTCAAAGATGTAAAACGTTTTTAG
- the LOC129777236 gene encoding zinc finger protein 77-like isoform X2, which yields MLRRPPGAIVSDDGETEFLDNEQQWAEVPQKSACASIAENAEIEILDDLSCLNETSVVTDLKNILSPLYDNDEPDNFPVEALDDFAEKKEPQRTERKKTRNPTILTEEKRLAKQLKPKRALRRKTEEEKAMSPEVYKKYYYKMISEKYKQTCEVCGKRLPPERMEGHVNGHKGLQPYACEFCELQFNCKINMRKHVQRNHVVGVQIPCAMCDKVLISQMALRQHIRTVHEEKKYQCPICGLRSPNNHSLTRHMNIHTQTRNFVCPHCAKAFYCYSVLKIHLRTHSGEEPYKCVICPKGFVHRRLYVLHMKKLHPEEPLMRINGTKELKTTLMKKHY from the exons ATGCTTCGAAGGCCACCAGGTGCGATTGTCTCCGATGACGGCGAAACCGAGTTCCTCGATAATGAGCAGCAATGGGCAGAGGTTCCTCAGAAATCGGCATGTGCGTCAATTGCCGAGAATGCTGAGATTGAAATACTCGATGACTTAAGCTGTTTGAATGAAACATCAGTAGTGACAGACCTGAAGAATATTCTATCGCCACTATACGACAATGACGAACCAGATAATTTCCCTGTCGAGGCCCTCGACGACTTCGCCGAAAAAAAAGAACCCCAAAGGACAGAAAGAAAGAAAACGCGAAATCCCACGATCTTAACAGAGGAGAAACGGCTAGCTAAACAGCTAAAACCGAAGCGAGCCCTTCGGAGGAAAACGGAGGAAGAAAAGGCTATGTCCCCAGAGGTTTATAAAAAATACTATTATAAGATGATTAgcgaaaaatacaaacaaacttGCGAGGTTTGTGGTAAACGTCTTCCACCGGAAAGAATGGAAGGTCATGTCAATGGTCATAAAGGGCTGCAACCATATGCATGTGAATTTTGCGAGCTACAGTTCAATTGTAAAATCAATATGCGCAAGCATGTGCAAAGAAATCATGTCGTTGGAGTGCAGATTCCGTGCGCTATGTGTGATAAAGTGTTGATTAGCCAGATGGCTCTCCGACAACATATACGAACGGTACATGAGGAGAAAAAATATCAGTGTCCCATCTGTGGGTTAAGGAGTCCGAATAA tcATTCATTGACACGCCATATGAATATTCATACTCAAACGAGGAATTTCGTTTGTCCACATTGTGCCAAAGCTTTCTACTGTTATAGCGTGCTGAAGATTCACCTGAGAACGCACTCCGGTGAAGAGCCTTACAAATGTGTAATTTGTCCGAAAGGCTTTGTGCATCGTCGGTTATATGTGCTGCATATGAAAAAACTTCATCCGGAGGAACCATTGATGCGTATTAATGGCACAAAGGAGTTGAAAACAACATTGATGAAAAAGCACTACTGA
- the LOC129778938 gene encoding probable serine/threonine-protein kinase mps1 isoform X1 produces MSDESSSDESKIYFGTPTMAEMKRYLKRLQKKPMDTRDLSPDTTTEESSFEIDESFHAMIERKRKEQLESKTNSVFSEDISAISRSVDECSEDVRSRGNDSTFIEQESIHKTTDESFEEMERICSMNQSKLSTSERPIEEESDLSFIGSGATNRLEGLPLTDGSCLQKTAPIQNRDHKSINLADMTQLDEVEEPSYLWENSVQHGPGKGISPVKRVHMLRPSTILEEGSINETASNTTPKNTSLDSYVTAKQNLNMSDNNSITTGSDIYRTAEEGDDNRSSTGIGTVSSSFEGFEATVNKTTIEASRTKNVTLVIPDEEDDENDDDDVIIVLSSSESEEEDEDEVSIDEPLPDKASPESRRQTDEFILNHSIKLDTASILDETDSLQENSLCQNDCDSIEAPASPLLDAIPDHFNDTFEEMEFMMRQGMKIMQQQKDQQEKSKQTEPASYSATRMQTTPLTQIDNSSNRFMKTNQNLATCKQTLFSHSPSSTSSAHKPLLTPTSASSWGNFKKPISRPPPAPKSAKKFDHIVSPIGAYIKKTPQTALQARIFCPNQNLIDVLNSKRDNRESVMSSKENFHQSQSVDPSTYSSSLPRKGVISSRGAHVLDERNAVRIPGGEKMHKLLNNSPTMVIRHEGRLKYERVAQLTDNSVADDSLADLSLVSGDVSVRVLKDVKRF; encoded by the exons ATGTCCGACGAAAGTTCCAGCGATGAATCAAAGATCTACTTTGGAACACCTACAATGGCCGAAATGAAGCGGTACCTGAAGAGATTGCA AAAGAAACCCATGGACACTCGCGACCTATCTCCAGACACGACGACGGAGGAGTCTTCGTTTGAGATTGATGAAAGTTTCCACGCCATGATTGAGCGGAAGCGAAAGGAACAGTTGGAATCTAAAACGAATTCTGTTTTCTCGGAAGATATATCTGCGATCTCGCGTTCGGTTGATGAATGCTCGGAGGATGTGCGCTCTCGAGGAAACGATTCAACCTTTATCGAGCAGGAGTCGATCCATAAAACTACGGATGAAAGTTTTGAAGAAATGGAACGCATTTGTTCTATGAATCAAAGTAAGCTGAGCACTTCTGAGAGACCCATAGAAGAGGAGAGTGATCTATCATTTATAGGAAGCGGGGCAACTAACAGATTAGAAGGACTGCCGTTAACGGATGGAAGTTGTTTGCAGAAAACAG CTCCCATTCAAAACCGTGACCATAAATCTATTAATTTGGCTGATATGACTCAATTGGACGAAGTTGAGGAACCATCTTATTTATGGGAAAACTCGGTTCAACACGGCCCTGGCAAGGGAATCTCACCGGTGAAAAGAGTTCACATGTTGCGACCATCTACGATCCTCGAAGAGGGATCCATTAACGAAACTGCTTCAAATACTACCCCCAAAAATACGTCATTGGACAGTTATGTCACAGCAAAGCAAAATTTGAACATGAGCGACAACAATTCGATTACCACCGGGAGCGATATATATCGAACAGCAGAGGAGGGAGACGACAACCGTTCCTCGACTGGTATTGGAACGGTCAGCAGCTCATTTGAAGGCTTTGAAGCAACGGTTAATAAAACAACGATAGAAGCAAGTCGAACTAAGAACGTCACGCTTGTAATTCCCGATGAGGAAGATGATGAGAATGACGATGACGATGTCATTATTGTGCTGAGCTCAAGCGAAAGTGAGgaagaagatgaagatgaagttTCAATTGATGAACCCTTACCCGATAAGGCATCTCCAGAATCCAGACGACAAACGGACGAATTTATTTTGAACCACAGCATAAAACTAGACACCGCTAGTATATTGGATGAGACCGATAGTCTGCAGGAAAACTCTCTCTGCCAGAACGATTGCGATAGCATTGAAGCTCCCGCGTCGCCTCTTCTGGACGCAATTCCGGATCATTTTAACGACACATTTGAAGAAATGGAATTCATGATGCGTCAGGGAATGAAGATAATGCAACAGCAAAAAGATCAACAAGAAAAATCTAAACAAACTGAACCAGCTTCGTATAGTGCAACGAGAATGCAAACGACACCGTTAACTCAGATAGACAACAGTTCCAATCGGTTTATGAAAACGAACCAGAATCTGGCCACTTGTAAGCAGACCCTGTTCTCGCATAGCCCGAGTAGTACCAGCTCAGCTCATAAACCACTTCTCACGCCAACAAGTGCTTCCAGCTGGGGCAATTTTAAGAAACCTATAAGCCGACCTCCTCCGGCTCCGAAGTCAGCTAAGAAATTTGATCATATTGTGTCTCCCATTGGAGCTTACATCAAGAAAACTCCCCAAACCGCACTTCAAGCACGTATATTTTGCCCCAACCAGAATCTCATCGATGTTCTGAACAGCAAGAGAGACAACCGGGAAAGTGTGATGAGCTCGAAGGAAAACTTCCACCAGTCGCAGTCGGTGGATCCGTCCACGTACAGTTCGTCGTTACCTCGGAAGGGTGTGATTAGTTCCCGTGGGGCTCACGTTCTGGATGAACGCAACGCTGTTCGAATACCCGGCGGAGAAAAAATGCACAAACTGTTGAACAATTCCCCGACCATGGTCATTCGACACGAGGGAAGGTTGAAGTATGAGCGCGTGGCCCAACTTACGGACAACAGTGTGGCGGATGACAGCTTGGCTGATTTATCGCTTGTTTCCGGTGATGTCTCCGTTCGGGTGCTCAAAGATGTAAAACGTTTTTAG